The following proteins are encoded in a genomic region of Glycine max cultivar Williams 82 chromosome 18, Glycine_max_v4.0, whole genome shotgun sequence:
- the LOC100778819 gene encoding somatic embryogenesis receptor kinase 1-like precursor, which translates to METSQLFNVLAIFLLSDPFAVVNANSEGDALFAFRRAVKDPNNVLESWDPTLVDPCTWFHITCDDDKRVTRLDLGHAKLSGHLVPELGRLQRLQFLELYKNDLMGPIPKELGELKNLLSLGLYQNNLTGSIPATLSNLSNIKFLRLNSNKLTGRIPRELTKLGNLKILDLSNNDLCGTFPTYGSFSKFSQESFKNNPRLKGPELMGFVRYDTGESCK; encoded by the exons ATGGAGACGAGCCAGCTTTTTAATGTTCTTGCCATTTTTCTTCTCTCGGACCCTTTTGCTGTTGTGAATGCAAACTCTGAAG GTGATGCTCTGTTCGCGTTCAGAAGAGCTGTGAAAGACCCAAATAACGTTCTAGAGAGCTGGGATCCAACTTTGGTGGATCCTTGTACATGGTTCCATATTACCTGTGATGATGATAAGCGAGTTACCCGACT AGACCTCGGACACGCAAAACTGTCTGGCCATTTGGTTCCAGAGCTAGGGAGGCTCCAGCGCCTTCAGTTCCT AGAACTGTACAAGAATGATTTGATGGGTCCAATACCAAAGGAACTTGGAGAACTCAAGAACCTGCTTAGCTTGGGTCTCTACCAGAATAACCTCACTGGCTCCATCCCCGCCACCCTCTCCAACCTCTCCAACATCAAATTCTT GCGACTCAACAGCAACAAGCTCACTGGAAGAATACCGAGGGAACTCACTAAGTTGGGAAACCTCAAGATCTT AGACCTATCAAACAATGATCTATGTGGTACTTTCCCGACATACGGCTCCTTTTCCAAGTTCTCCCAAGAAAG TTTCAAGAATAACCCAAGACTTAAAGGACCAGAATTAATGGGATTCGTCAGATATGATACTGGAGAAAGCTGCAAATGA
- the LOC100778278 gene encoding uncharacterized protein At2g33490, whose amino-acid sequence MKSSLKKLRGLALHNHKHVSSKSIRPLGQLDELARATQDMQDMRDCYDTLLSAAAATASSAYEFSESLRDMGSCLLQKTALNDHGDETGKLLLMLGKIQFKLHKLIDHYRSHIFQTITIPSESLLNELRIVEEMKRQCDEKRDLYDYMVTRYREGGRSKGGKGETFSLQQLQTAHDEYDEEATLFVFRLKSLKQGQSRSLLTQAARHHAAQLCFFKKAVKSLETVEPHVKSVTEQQHIDYHFSGLEEEDGDEGDYGDDVGGGYDENDDGELSFDYGQIEQDQDVSTSRNSMELDQVELTLPRDSTAEAAKENLDNLVRNLFSFKVRAGSQSAPLFADNKPDASEKLRQMRPSLSRKFSSYVLPTPVDAKSSTSSGSNNPKPSKMQANLNEPTKNLWHSSPLEQKKQEKDIGDEFSGSIVRSAQSVLKESNSNTASMRLPPPLIDSLLSSNRDYISAYSKKIKRHAFSGPLTSNPGPTKPVSIESVQLFSGPLLPAPIPQPPSSSPKASPSASPTLMTSPKISELHELPRPPTSFPSNSRLLGLVGHSGPLVSRGQKVTANNLVASSAASPLPMPPQAMARSFSIPSSGARVAALHMPRTLESSHRSSISENIASPPLMPISLSSSRPSLDG is encoded by the exons ATGAAGAGCTCTCTGAAAAAATTGCGAGGTCTGGCACTTCACAATCACAAGCATGTCTCCTCCAAGTCCATTCGGCCTCTGGGCCAGCTTGACGAGCTCGCCCGGGCAACCCAG GATATGCAAGACATGAGGGACTGCTATGACACCTTGCTTTCCGCCGCCGCAGCAACCGCCAGCAGTGCTTATG AATTCTCCGAGTCCTTGCGGGACATGGGCTCTTGTCTTCTTCAGAAGACTGCTTTAAATGATCACGGAGATGAAACTG GAAAACTTCTCCTCATGCTTGGCAAAATCCAGTTCAAACTCCACAAACTCATTGATCATTAT cGTTCTCATATATTCCAGACAATTACCATTCCCTCAGAGTCTCTCTTGAATGAACTTCGAATTGTCGAG gAGATGAAGCGGCAATGTGACGAGAAAAG AGACTTGTATGACTATATGGTAACAAGATATAGAGAAGGAGGCAGGTCTAAAGGTGGCAAAGGGGAGACTTTTTCATTGCAGCAGTTGCAAACTGCTCATGATGAATATGACGAAGAGGCTACATTGTTTGTTTTCCGATTGAAATCTCTGAAGCAAGGACAATCGCGTAGTCTTCTAACACAGGCAGCACGCCACCATGCTGCTCAG TTATGTTTCTTCAAGAAAGCAGTCAAGTCCCTTGAGACAGTAGAACCACATGTTAAATCAGTAACTGAACAGCAACACATTGATTACCACTTCAGTGGTCTTGAAGAGGAGGATGGGGATGAAGGTGATTATGGAGATGATGTTGGTGGTGGTTATGATGAGAATGATGATGGGGAGCTGAGTTTTGACTATGGACAAATCGAACAAGACCAAGATGTTTCTACATCACGAAACTCAATGGAG TTGGATCAGGTGGAACTTACACTTCCTAGAGATTCTACAGCTGAAGCTGCTAAG GAAAACTTAGACAACCTTGTAAGGAATTTGTTTTCCTTCAAGGTTAGGGCAGGGAGCCAATCTGCCCCACTTTTTGCTGATAATAAACCAGATGCAAGTGAAAAACTGAGACAAATGCGCCCATCTTTATCACGGAAGTTCAGTTCATATGTGCTACCCACACCAGTTGATGCTAAGAGTTCAACCTCTTCAGGGTCAAATAATCCAAAGCCTTCCAAAATGCAGGCAAATTTAAATGAACCTACAAAGAACTTGTGGCATTCATCCCCATTGgaacaaaagaaacaagaaaaagatataGGAGATGAGTTTTCTGGTTCAATTGTCAGAAGTGCACAGTCAGTACTCAAGGAAAGTAATAGCAATACTGCCTCCATGAGATTGCCGCCTCCTTTAATAGATAGTCTTTTATCCTCAAACCGTGATTACATTTCTGCTTACtctaaaaagattaaaagacaTGCCTTTTCTGGCCCATTGACAAGTAATCCTGGGCCTACCAAGCCTGTCTCCATAGAAAGTGTTCAACTGTTCTCTGGACCTCTTTTGCCGGCTCCAATCCCTCAGCCTCCGTCATCATCTCCAAAAGCATCTCCTAGTGCTTCTCCTACTCTTATGACTTCACCCAAAATAAGTGAGCTTCATGAACTTCCTAGGCCTCCAACCAGTTTCCCCTCCAATTCAAGGCTTTTAGGTTTAGTGGGTCATTCTGGTCCATTGGTGTCTAGAGGTCAAAAGGTGACTGCAAATAATTTGGTTGCATCAAGTGCAGCATCTCCACTGCCAATGCCACCTCAGGCCATGGCTCGTAGTTTCTCCATACCTTCTAGTGGCGCAAGAGTGGCAGCATTACATATGCCAAGAACACTAGAATCCTCTCATAGATCATCTATATCTGAGAATATTGCTTCTCCTCCTCTGATGCCAATATCATTATCTAGTAGTCGGCCATCATTAGATGGCTGA
- the LOC100779868 gene encoding uncharacterized protein, with product MNNNVNNIIYRSQASLRSQLVLISNIASKISLSLSLWGVCVLFSTTSFGIASCSSFDFARSRSSNPNMEAITASLERSLQNCSLNNTNNNHQQSRRPEEDDGSATDGGIGISSCSDDVPDPDNSHISDTTLELNSHISLPYHWEQCLDLKTGEIYYINWRNGMKAKEDPRSRRADYSVSRDCESEEEEEEESWYDSEESSSESCPSSSKEHYDEGQVEKQNNNVLVVAGCKGCLMYFMVPKQVEDCPKCTGQLLHFDRSENGSP from the exons ATGAACAACAAtgtgaataatataatatatcgatcCCAAGCCTCCCTCCGTAGCCAGTTAGTTCTCATTTCTAATATTGCTTCcaaaatctctctctctctctctctctggggGGTATGTGTGTTGTTCAGTACAACTAGTTTTGGTATAGCTAGCTGCTCTTCATTTGATTTTGCTCGCAGTCGcag CTCCAATCCAAATATGGAGGCGATCACTGCTTCCTTAGAGAGGTCTCTTCAAAACTGTTCCTTAAAcaataccaacaacaaccatcAGCAGAGCAGGAGGCCGGAAGAAGATGATGGGTCAGCTACAGATGGAGGCATAGGAATCTCATCCTGCTCAGACGATGTCCCGGACCCGGATAATAGTCATATCTCCGACACCACTTTAGAGCTCAACTCCCACATCTCACTCCCTTATCATTGGGAGCAATGCCTAGATTTAAAG ACGGGggaaatatattacattaactgGAGGAACGGGATGAAAGCAAAGGAGGATCCAAGAAGCAGGAGGGCAGATTATAGTGTAAGTAGGGATTGTGAGtccgaagaagaagaagaagaagagagctgGTACGACAGCGAAGAGTCTTCATCGGAGTCATGCCCTTCTTCATCCAAAGAGCACTATGATGAGGGACAGGTAGAGAAACAGAATAACAATGTTCTGGTGGTGGCTGGGTGCAAGGGCTGTCTCATGTATTTCATGGTGCCCAAACAGGTTGAAGACTGCCCAAAATGTACTGGTCAACTCCTCCACTTCGATCGATCCGAAAATGGCTCTCCATGA
- the LOC100305591 gene encoding LITAF-like zinc ribbon domain-containing protein, whose protein sequence is MEKTEEKVAVGVPVQLYYGGENEYQRGMIPPNTVFGDPKGIPIQQTIYRDTPAPFNCPYCGDTALTTVRSKPSLAAFVGCFVPMMLGVCFLCPSMDCLWHKYHYCPKCQEKVADFEKSDPCAVMDPPHWTQESFALSG, encoded by the exons atggAGAAAACAGAGGAAAAGGTGGCGGTGGGCGTGCCAGTGCAATTGTATTACGGTGGAGAAAATGAATATCAAAGGGGAATGATCCCTCCTAACACGGTGTTTGGAGATCCAAAGGGCATCCCCATCCAGCAGACCATTTACAGGGACACTCCTGCTCCTTTCAACTGCCCTTACTGCGGTGACACCGCTCTCACTACCGTCAG ATCAAAGCCCAGTCTAGCAGCATTTGTTGGATGCTTTGTGCCGATGATGCTTGGAGTTTGCTTTCTTTGCCCTTCAATGGATTGCCTTTGGCATAAATATCACTACTGTCCTAAATGTCAAGAAAAG GTTGCTGACTTTGAGAAATCAGATCCCTGTGCTGTGATGGATCCACCACACTGGACTCAGGAGAGCTTTGCATTGTCTGGATAG